A window of the Zeugodacus cucurbitae isolate PBARC_wt_2022May chromosome 4, idZeuCucr1.2, whole genome shotgun sequence genome harbors these coding sequences:
- the LOC114803746 gene encoding uncharacterized protein LOC114803746 produces the protein MLANVLTKHIHMHFYSQTHTSAITCKSKQRQAEAAAAAAAADAAMRLMNDQPDYTACNLELLCWRLLLFKEHNNTNLVQQAGSGSDGGGGSIPISEYNRLLRAANPQESHNNKSKNKKIAGIGSTSR, from the exons ATGCTCGCAAATGTTCTTacaaagcacatacatatgcatttttattCGCAGACACACACATCTGCGATCACTTGCAAAAGCAAACAGCGCCAGGCTGaggccgctgctgctgctgctgctgctgacgcCGCCATGCGGTTAATGAACGACCAACCAGATTATACAGCGTGTAACCTTGAACTCCTATGTTGGCGCTTGTTGCTGTTTAAAGAACACAATAACACAAACCTAGTACAACAAGCAGGCAGCGGCAGCGACGGCGGTGGCGGCAGCATACCAATTAGCGAAT ACAACCGTTTGCTGCGCGCAGCGAACCCACAGgaaagccacaacaacaaaagcaaaaacaaaaaaatagcggGCATTGGCTCAACAAGCCGTTAA